TCCTGCATGCATAAGGGCGTCTGTATAGACGCCTCTTAGTGTACCTTCGTAAATTGATGGAGTACAGGGCAATCATGACCAAGATACCGGATAATAAAGGAGAAATACGAAGCCGCGTGTTTAACCAGCCTATAACTGAACCAGCCAGTATGCCAGAAACCATTGCCAAAAAGGTACCTACCCAGGGATTATGACCTTCAAGAATGATACTGGCTGCCACGGCAGCTCCTAGTGTAAAGCTACCGTCCACTGTCAGGTCCGGAAAATCAAGGACCCTGAAGGTTAAAAAGACCCCCAGTACCATAACACCCCATAGTAAACCTTGCTCCCAAACGCCTAAGCCAATTGTTGTCATTTTTCCTCACCTATTTTATGGTTTTATTTGCCTTCGCTAGTACTTCTTTGGGAATAGTTAAGCCGATTCTTTCTGCAGCCTTAAGGTTCAGGATAATATCGGTCCCGACCTGGCCCTGAACAGCCATTTCTTGGGGTTTCTCACCCTTTAATATACGTAACGCCATTTCTCCGGTGGTATATCCCAACTGGTAGTAGTCAATCCCCACTGTGGCCAACGCACCCTGTTCAACAGAACTGCTCTCTCCGGTAAATATGGGAATTTTGTTTTCTTCCGCTACTTTGATAACAGCAGCTACCGAAGAAATAACCATGTTGTCCGTGGGCAGGTAGTAGGCATCCACTTTACCGACTAGTGACTGAGCTGCTTGCATAACTTCATTGCTGGCAGAGACCGATACTTTAACCAGTTCTAAATCAAGCTCCGGCACCACCTTGTCCGCTGCTTCAACTTGTACCGCGGAGTTAATTTCGCTGGAGTTATAGATAATGCCCACTCTCTTAGCAGAGGGAACAATATCTTTTATCAGCTTTAACTGATCCTTAACTGGGTTCATATCCGTGGTCCCAGTAACATTGGTGCCAGGCTGTTGTAAGTTCTTCACCAGTTTCGCGCTGATAGGATCAGTTACGGCAGTCATAAGAATGGGAATTTCACTGGTTTCATTGGCCATGGTCATAGCCGAAGGGGTAGCAATGGCAAGAATCACATCTTTCTTATCCTGCACAAACTTGCGGGCAATGGCCTGCAGGTTTCCCTGATCTCCCTGGGCATTTTGATAATCAGCAATGAGCTTTTGGCCCTCGGCATAGCCGCCTTCCTTTAGAGCATCCAAAAATCCCTGTCGTGCTGCATCTAAGGATGGGTGCTCCACAATTTGGATAATACCAAGATTTACTTTTTCAGCTTTTTCCTGTTCTTTAACTCCCTGAGAACTTCCACAACCGCTTAACCCGAGAAGGGATACAATTATTAATAGGGATAATAAGTATTTTTTCATTTTGTTTACCTCCAATATTTTTTTAAGATAACGAAAAGAGCAATACCAAACAATAAACCCTTTGAAAATTGCATCCCTCCTTTACTTCAAAAAATAAAAACTCTCCGTCCCTGAAAGGGACGGAGAGTTAATCCGCGATACCACCCAAATTGGCATAATAGCCCACCTCTACAAGGTACAGGAAATGACACGTACTAAATAAAAAAGCATTTCATCCTCGAAGGGACGAAATGCTTGATTTCGCGGTACCACCCTAATTGCTTAAATGCCGCTTAAAAGTACGGGATGTGTCACATCCGATACCTCTTCCCTTTTAACGGCGGGAATCCCCGGCTACACCTACTAATACAAACCTTCAGCACAGCAACTCCGGAGAGAACTTCAATCAACCATACCTTAAAGAAGCTTCCAGTCTGTGGCTTCTTCTCCCTGAAAGGCTGGGACTAATCTACTTTTCTCCATCATTGTCATTAACTTTTAATATTGAATATAAGGTTACCATAGGTATTTCTGTACGTCAATATGTATTTCCCCCCTACAAAGGACCATGATTTAAAGTTCTTTGAGAATTAGCTCCTCTAGCGGTATTTATGGTCTTGGTGCAGGATAATACTTAAACCCCGGCCTTTGCCGGGGTTTAAGTAGACATTATAAATAACATCCAAAACCTTTGAAGTTCCTTTAATCAGCTTGTCGTTAGTCTTCCTCTTCAATTGTCCACTCTTCCTGCCAATTCATAATTTTACTGATTCTAGCTGAGTTACTATTGATAAAATGTGTGGCAAACTTATCAGCATCTATTTCCGATGCCTCATCATCCTCAGTTAAAAAGTTGTTCTCAAATTGATACCTATGTCTTAGCTCATGGACCAAGGCATGCAAAGAATACAACTGTTTACTGTGAAAATCATCTCCATCATCGGTTTGTGCGAAGATGCAAAGGTAGGCTACGTCAGATTGAACATCATAGCTACCCTCTAGCTTCCCCATAAATTCCTCCAAGGAAAAATTAAAACACTTTGGAAAGAATTTTAAAATATCAAGCCTACTCTCATAAATAACTATTTTACCAGGTCGATAATCTGGGCCTAATATCTTAATAATACTTTTGATTTGTTTATTAGTGATATAGTTTTCATTATTTAGAATAAGCATTTCATTGCCCTTTTACATAAAGATTTTGTAATATGCCTACAAAATTGATCAGTGCCTTTTTTCTGGATGCCTGTGCCAGAATTTTACCAGTAATTTTTTATAGTGTCTACAAATAAAGCTAACTTTAATAGAAATTCAAAGAAAACTTGGCTTCCGCCATACACTATAGGGTACGAGAGCCTTTAGGAGATGGCGTAAGCCTTAGTTGCTTTTATGGCAAGTCGGAAAGTTTTATACTTTCCGACTTGCCATAAAAGGATTTGGTATCTCCCACTGGATAACCAAATCCTTTTCCTCTAAAGTTTATAGGCCCGGGCTAATATTTGAATGGGGTGAATAACCTCTTGGTGTGTAAGATGAAAAATTTGTAACTGACACATGCCGCACTCCGTAATTACCTGATCTACGGCCATTTCCTGTACCGCCCTAGTTATATTTTGACCAATCTCTTGACTAATTGGATATTTTTCTTTCTTAAAGCCATAGCTTCCGGAAAGGCCACAGCAACCAGCATCCAGGTCCTGGACCTGCAGTCCTGGTATACGCTGTAGTATCGCCAGAGAGGGAACCCCGGAACCCGCAGCCTTCAAGTGACATGGTTGGTGGTATCCCAGCTTTAAAGAGACATTACAAAAATCAGTTTTTAGTTCACCTTGTTCTAATAATTGATCTAAATATTCAAAGGCATCCATCACACTGTATTCACTGGTATCCAGATCAAAGAGTTCATGGTAATCACGGCCCAAGGTGAGGTTACAACTGGGACATGTAGTAATAATCTGATAGCCCTCTGCGGCATATTTTTTTAACTTCTGGATATTTCTTTCAGCATGCCCCTTAGCCACATCTAAAAAACCATTGGCAATAATGGGCAGGCCACAACACTCAAACTGGTCCACCATCACTTCAATGTTATGATGATTGAGTACCTTCACTAACGCCAGCCCCACCTCGGGGTTATTATAGTTCACATAACAACCGGGGTAGTAAAGAACCTTTCCTTTGCAGTTAGCTAAACTTTGCGGCTTGTATAGTTGTAAGAAAGTTTTTGGGGCATACTGAGGCAGCGTCATTTTAGAGCTTACACCCATTACCATTTCCCCCAGTATCCTCAGGGGCTTTATACCTCCTAATACATTTACCAGCGAAGGGGCCAAACGGGACATTTTCCCCATCATTTCCACCCGGCACAATAACTTATCCCGCAAGGGGGCACCGTGCAGGGATACATATTCTCCCTTAGCCTTACAGTTCATAACCGATATACTAACCCCCGAGGGACAAACCACATCGCAGGTTTTGCAGTTGCTGCAATAACCAATGGATGGATGTACAGCAGCTGGTTCTTCTAACCGAAAGCGTTCCAAATCTGGCCCATTCTGCTTGGGACCAGCAAACTTATCTGTGACCCTGGCAACAGGGCAATGGCTCACACAGATAGAGCATTTTATACAGTTGTCCAGAGCAACCCGATCTCCCTGCGTCATGTCTACACCTCCCCCACAAGTTTACCGGCCTTATAGCCCGTGGCCAAGGCAACTCCGTTGCCGCATTTCTCTATGGGATAATTAGCACCGGCTAGATTGGCACCAATCACCCTGATATTCTTTATTACCACTTCTCCCTGGGAATTCACCGGTTGCAAATGGTTATTAACCTCGATACCAAACTTACTAAAGGGATGACCTTCTAAGGATAAAAATTCCTTTGCGGACCATTTTTCATCCAAGACCTTAATCGGTAGATGAAAGACAGTTTCTATTACCTTTCCGGGTTGAGCCTCCATGCCGCCCCCTAGAAAGGAACCCGTTGCTAAAATAATGGATTTTGCTGCTATTGTCAGGTTCTTTCCTGAACCTTCTGCCAATACTTCAGTACAATGTTCTCCCAATACGGTTGTACCTATAACTGTGCAACCTAAAATAATTTCTACACTTTGTTTCTTTAGATGATGCAGTAGAGCCTGTTGCAGTCTCTGACCCGGTAGCGACGGTGGGATATTGGTCACTTCATAAACCTGTACACCCAGACTCTCCACCAGGTTTAGGAGCACCTTTGTGTGCCCTCGCTCACCTAGTACCGGCGGCATCAGAATGACCATCTCCTCTGCCAAGTGGGGCTTTATCTGAGACACTAACCGCTGAAGAACCTCGTCCTTCTCCAGCAAGTAAGCCAAATTATTGGGAGACAGTTCGATTTTACCCAAATCCAACATTAAGGTAGTCAATTGGCAATCTGCTGGCAGATTCATATTGTTTTTTAAATTTGTGGTCAATACCTCGGGATAAAAGTCCTTTAGACCTTGAAATCCCATAACCAATATATTTTTAGCCCTGGGCAACTCCCTTGCAGCCATACCGGCAGGCGCCAGATAGGTGGGTCTAACGGTACCTAATGCCGTAGGTAGCAGCCAATTGCCTTTCTCCGCAACCTCATAGGCCAGCCCATTTTGTGAACAAATCTGCTGAAAAAAGCTTAGGCTTTCTTCTAGGACGTCCCATACCTTTGCATAGGGATGATCCTTTTGGGCAGCAACCATTTTGATGATTTCTTGAACTGGGTCTTGGCAAATTTCCTCTGGATGGTCCAAGCTGTAGCCCCAGAGATCGATACAACCCGAGGAAAGGCCCAAGGCTCCCATGCCCTTTGCCACCAATAACACTTTTTTTCCGCTATCCGCAGCCTTGGCTGCAGCCATGAGACCAGAGAGACCTGCTCCAATAATTAGTACATCTGTGTTTTTTTTCATCATTTCATTCTCTCCATGCCAAATAATGTACAGTAAATTGCAGTGGACAGCTGAGCTTCTCTCATTTGCTGCCCCCACATTACCGGTCGGATCCCCTTCCAACGTTTCTGCAGAAATTTGGTTAAAAATTCCTTGTGATTACGGGTCCAATCATAACTACTAAGGGCTCCCAGGGTACGGTAACTGCAAAAGGTTCCCTGACAGGTACCCATACCTAGTCTTGTTTTTCTTCTAATATCACCCAGGGTAAAACTGTCCCCGTCCCTGGCTACAAAGTCTATTTCGGCAAGACTTACGGCTTCACACTCACAAAATACTTTACACTTATGGGGCTCCTTTTCTGCTTCTTCTAAAACTTTTACAAAATTATCGCCTAATCGATCCGCAGCCTTCTTAGCACCGGCAACACCAAAAACCTTTTTGCCCCGTTCCAGTATTTCCTTCGAAATTGGGTTGGTGAGTGGTTCCTCCGCCGTACGACTGGGTGCATCTACCCCAAGCTTTTGGGCTGCCATATCCACGGTCTTCTCGGCCATCAGTCTGAAGGTTGTAAATTTTCCTCCTACGATACTAACCAAACCATTGAGTCCATCCTGCTGTTGGTGATCCAGCAGCGCAAAGTTTCTGGTTACCGCTCTACCGACTGCTCCATTACCAGCCTGGTATAACGGTCTTACACCAGCAAAGGCTCTAATCATACGGAAATTCTGGAGTTCAGGGATCATCTCACTGCCAATTTTTATTAAATCCAGTACCTCTTGCTGTCCCGGCTTACTGCAGGATGGTTCATCCACCGTGATTGACGTGGTTCCCAGAATGGTAATGGTTCCATGGGGAACAAAAATATCTCCATCTCCCGGTGGCCTTAAGCGATTCACAACCTGATTGGTTAAGCGATGATTATAGGCTACTAAAGTTCCTTTATCTTTAATAACATTTACTTCCAAGCCTGCCATGGCAGCCACTTCTCCGGCCCATGCCCCTGCTGCATTAATAACCAATTGGCACTCAATATATTTATGCTCCCCTGTGAGTTGGTTGGCTACTTCCACTCCACAAATTTTACCGTTACTTTGCTTTATGCCGATTAACTTATGATAAGTCAAAACCTGCCCCCCGTATTGACGGGCGGAGTTAACATTGCTCCACAGCACACGGAAGCCATCCACTGCACAGTCTGGTACCCGAAAGGCCCTGACAATGTCCGGTGATAATACCGGATAGGTTCTGCGCAGTTCCCCAATCTCAACCTCCTCTGTCGGAATACCCGCTTGGGCACAGGAACTGATCCACTTATCTGTATAGGACGGGTCGTCTTCCTTCAGTTGTACAAACAAGCCACCTGTTTCTTCCACACAATTCGGGGCAATTTTGCGCAGAATCATGTTTTCTTCTATGCACTCCCGGGCTGCCTCTTTATCTTTAACGGCGTAGCGGGCACCACTGTGTAGCAGCCCGTGGAATCGGGAGCTGGTACCATGGGCCAGGTCCCCCTGTTCCACCAGTATGCCAGAAATACCTCTGAGGGCCAGGTCCCTTAAAATACCTGTTCCGGTAGCACCTCCTCCGATTACAACCACCTGAGCTCTATCCGTTGTCATACCCTCCAACCTCCGTTTATATTCTCTTTTTTATTATTTAGAAACCAAATAGCCGCACAATAGCAGGATTCTTTCATCCTGTTACTGTGCGGCTTCTCCATATCTCAAGCCAATATCAAATTAAATAAAGGTGTAAACGTTTGAATTTTTTATATTATACAACAAAACTTGTTCTTTTGCTAGATAGGTCATTGCATATTCTGTATCTGATTAGAAGAAAGCCACACTAAACAGTTTTTCCTGTATAGAGTGGCTCATTTCTGTTTTCCCTAAAAGAACTTATTCTTCAGTAGCCCAATCCATGGAGCGACCAACTGCTTTTTCCCAGCCATTGTAAAGCTTATTTCTCTGGTCTTCTGCCATAACACTTTCAAATTGATAATCTAGTTTCCATCTCTTGGCCAGTTCTTCTTTGCTTTCCCAAAATCCGACTGCCAGTCCGGCCAGATATGCAGCGCCCAAAGCCGTTGTTTCAATTACCTGGGGTCTCTCTACTGGTACACCAAGAATATCTGCTTGGAATTGCATCAGTAGGTTGTTTGCCACAGCCCCGCCATCCACTTTTAACGCCTGTAACTTAATATTGGAATCTGCTTCCATTGCTCCTAATACATCTTTCGTTTGGTAGGCCAAGGAATCTAGGGCCGCCCGAATGATATGTTCCTTTGTGGTTCCCCTGGTTAGCCCTACGATGGCTCCCCTGGCCCGCATATCCCAGTAAGGTGCACCTAGCCCGGCAAAGGCAGGCACCAAGTAAACTCCATCAGTACCATCTACCTTGCTGGCAAAATATTCAGAATCCGGAGCAGATTCTAATATCTTCAAACCATCCCTTAACCACTGGATGGCAGCACCTGCGATAAATATACTACCTTCCAAAGCATAGGTTACTTTACCGTCCAATCCCCAGGCAATAGTTGTTAAAAGACCATTCTTGGATTCATAGACTTCGTCACCTGTGTTCATCAACATAAAGCAACCAGTACCGTAGGTGTTTTTGGCCATACCTGGCTCATAGCAAGCCTGTCCAAAAAGGGCTGCCTGTTGATCCCCAGCTACACCAGCAATAGGCACAGAGTGACCAAGGAATTGATCCGGTTGAGTATAGCCATATACTTCACTGGAAGCTTTGACAGTGGGCAACAGGCTCATCGGCACATTTAGATATCCCAGTAATTCCTCATCCCAACACAGTTCACGAATATTGTACATCAACGTACGGGAAGCATTAGAATAATCTGTCACGTGAACTTGACCACCGGTAAGTTTCCAGATAAGCCAGGTATCCATGGTTCCAAAAAGAAGTTCGCCCTTTTCAGCCATTTCACGGGTACCGGGCACATTATCTAGTATCCATTTCACCTTGGTGCCAGAGAAGTAGGCATCCACCACCAGACCTGTCTTCTTTTTAAAGGTTTCCTCTAGACCTTTCACCTTCAATTCATCACAAATCTCAGTTGTACGCCGGCATTGCCAAACAATGGCATTATAAACTGGTTTGCCTGTGTTCTTATTCCAGACCACCGTTGTTTCACGCTGGTTAGTAATACCAATGGAGGCAATTTCCTCAGGTTTGATACCGGTTTTGGCAACGACTTCGGCAATGACGCCATACTGGGTACTCCAGATTTCTTCGGCATTATGCTCCACCCAACCTGGCTTAGGGTAAATTTGTGTGAACTCCTTTTGGGCTACACCTACAATGTTGCTATCTCGGTCAAATAAAATTGCCCGACAACTGGTTGTCCCTTGATCCAAGGCCAGTACATACTTTTTCGCCATCATTGTATCTCTCCTTACCTGTTCATATTATTTAAGTTGAATTTTAATTAATTAACTAGGCTAAAAAGAAGGCTTTATAGAACAGTGCTCCCAATACACCACCAATAACTGGTCCTACAACGGGAATCCAGGAATACCCCCAATCAGAATTTCCCTTACCTGCAATGGGCAACACTGCATGGGCGATACGGGGTCCCAGGTCACGGGCAGGGTTAATGGCATAACCTGTGGTACCACCTAAGGATAAACCAATGGAAACGATCAAAAGACCAACAATGAATGGGTTGATACCATCAGCGAATTTATTTGCTCCAATGGCCAGAATACCTAACACCAGAATAAAGGTACCAATAATTTCACTCACTAAGTTGCCAAAGTTGTCACGGATGCCAGGTCCTGTACAAAAGATACCCAATTTTGCTCCTGGGTCATTGGTTTCTTTCCAGTGAGGCAAATAATGAAGCCACACAATGACACCACCCAGGAAAGCACCGATAAATTGAGCCAAGATATAAGATGGTACATCCGCCCAGGGAAAACTACCAATTGCCGCAAGACCTATGGTTACCGCCGGGTTCAAGTGGGCTCCACTAAAGCCGCCAACTGCATAGACAGCCATTGCTACGGCTAAACCCCAACCCGCTGTGATAACAATCCAACCACTGTTTTCTGCCTTAGATTTTTTAAGTAAAACACCAGCAACAACACCGTCACCTAAGATAATTAAAATCATTGTACCAATAATTTCCGCCAAAAATGGTGTCATAAAAAATCTTCCTTTCTTATACTATTTTTTGGCGCCAGACTCTGTATTACAATGTTACCAGATCGATCTTACAGAGTTAACCGGCTATACTTTCCAGAATTGAATACAATACCTGCTAAGACAGATTTTACACCCCCCTTTTTTGAATACACTACTAAACCCTTTGGGTCGTGCTGATGTTGATCCTTAGTAGAGAGCAGTGGCAGGACAAGGATGCCTTAGTAAAACTTGGCTTCCTCCATACCCTAAAGGGCACAAGCTTCGTTGACGCCTGCCGAAGCTTAGTTTGCCCTTATGTATAGCAGAAAGTTTTATACTTTCTACTAGAAAAAAATAACGACTCATATAGAACATTCTTATCAATGTTCCTTTGAGCCGTCTCCCTCTCTCCTGGCCAGGCTAGAGTAAAAACAAAAAAAAACCCCATGTAATAGTTAACAAGCATTAACTATTTAAGGGTTATTCTCCTAAACTCCAACCAAATATCAAATTGTATATTGGTTTAAGTGGAAACTTCTATGGTTAAGATTATACTCCATTTCGATTCTAAATGCAAGAAAAATATAAATACTACAATAATTGTGAACTTTATAGTTAGAACCATAATTAAGCAAATGGCATATCCCTGAGATAACTCGCCATATACTATAAATTCCACAGAGCCCTGCGACTGGTGGAGATAAAATCAATACCCATTGCAAAGGCTTCTTTTACATCCTCCGCCGTTTTTAATAAGCCACCCCCAAGAATAGGTATCCCCAATGCTTGTTTAATCTCGTTAACCACATAGGCTGGTACAGTGGCCGGTAATATTTCAACTGCACTGGGCTGAACGTTTTTAGCAATCCGTATACCTGTTTTTAATGAAGTAGAATCCACCAGAAAGATTCGTTGAATCACAGAGATCCCTTCTTCATGAGCCGACTTCACCAAATTGGATTTTGTTGTTACAATACCCGCAGCGCCCATTCGCTTGAGGAGTCTTACCCCTGCCCAGTCTTTACCAATTCCCTCTATAAGATCGATATGTACAAGGAGATTTTTACCCTCTTTATTAATTTTATTAGAAACTGCAGGTAAAACATTAATATCCCCACCAAGAAGAAATATTGTCTTTACTTTCGGGTGTTTAATAGCCTCCTCTAAATCTTCCAGTCGTCGAATGGCGGCACCAATTCTATTATAGAACAATACCTTTTCTTGAAAACCCATTTCGTTACCTCCAACCTAATAGCACCGGATTTACATTTTTCTCTACCAATATATACTCTCCTAAAATCGCGAATCTATTTTAATAATCATTTTGCTTGCTTAACGAACTCCATTGGGCTTTTAAAACACTTTATCGTTACTTTAACTAATTTTTTAAATTAAAAATTTTATTTTGTTGATGTATTATTGGTAAAATCAATATATAATATAATTAGTCTTACTATATAAAAAGTCTATTTCCTTCGATAATATTCAAACTTTTTAAAAATACTAATACTCTATACCTCTAAAAAGGATTTCCCTATTTAGTGTCGAATAGTGTCATGTGAATTTTTTTTAATCTCGACCCATGTGTGATTTGTCACAAATGACTTTATTATAAAAAATTCATTAACATACAGTGGAGGTTTTCATGATTCAGGTTAATAACTTTCGTGAGGTTGTTGAGTTAAGAAAAACTTGTGGCAATCAGGATTCCCATTCCTGTGACAACTGCTCTTGCCCCTTAAAGGCGAAGGGTATTTTAGGCATGACTGTCTGTGAGTTGGTTACTTCACATATAAATACTGAACCCAAATCAGTTGAAATTGTTTGCAATTGTTCTGTGGAAGATGACCCATTGGGCATTAAAGATTTTTTTGAACACTGTGAGAAGGGCTATATCCGACCAACTTCTCGTCAGATGGATTTTATGAAACGTCAGCATGAAAAATGTACCCAGTGCCCTGCTAATACCCGATACACCATGCACCACGACAAATTAAATATAGAAATATCACCCCACCTTTGCACAACTCTAAAATCTACCGCCCAAACAATTCGAGATGCTGCCAAGGGTAATTCATGTTGTTTGATACCGAAGGTTCCTAAAAAATTATCCCATAAAGCTTTTTCATTAGGGAAATCATTATAAATAAAAAGCCGAGGATTGGCTTTAACATCCCCGGCTTTTTATTTACTTGTGGCAAATTTGGTTATCCTAGGTTCTCTCGAACATTTTTGTTCGTTTTCATATAAACTCTCTAACCCAATACTGTCTAATATCTCGTTAATTAAGTCCTTATCCATTTATTCTTTCCTCCATTCAAGTTGGTTACCCAATTAATATATGTGCATTTTCTAAAAAATATGCCTGTTTTTTAAAACATTAAGAATCATAAAGTCAGCTTGCAAAAGCGCTTCTATCTGATGTATAATAATGCTAGCTCGAAAAATGCTTGGATATACGGTGAACTTTCTCTATTGCCAATGGCTGCGGGGAATTTTTAGGTAACTGTAATTCCCTAGCACGGGCAACTATTAGAGGAGGTTTTTCCATGTATCAAGACAAAACTTTAACCTGTAAAGACTGTGGTGCTGATTTTGCTTTTACCGCATCTGAGCAAGAATTCTACGCAGAAAAGGGTTTCACCAACGAACCCGGTCGTTGCCCCGAGTGTCGTGCCGCTCGTAAAGCTGCCAACAACAGAGGTAACGGTGGTTTCAACCGTAGAGAGCGTCAAATGTTTGACACCATCTGCTCTGCTTGTGGAAAAGAAACTCAAGTTCCTTTCCAACCCCGTGGTGATAAGCCCGTATATTGCCGTGATTGCTTCAGACCCCGCAACAACTGGTAATATCCAATAAATAATTAGGTCGTATAGAAAAATCTATACGGCTTTTTTATTATTGCCAGAGAGCACCATTATGCGAGGTAGCCGGTGGATTGGCAGTAATGCAACGGCCACCTGTTCAGCAGTGGCCGCTGCGGAGAGAAGATATTAAGGCTTATCCCTGCAAATCTTGGGAATAAAATGATACTGGAGGTTAGCTTACTGCCCCTGCTTAGAATAATTTGATTATCCCTTCCTATAATTGGACTATTTAATACCATTCCCGGCAATAAGTATCGAACAGGCAACTTCACTTCTATCACCCTTTTTAAAAGACTCTCTCTAGGAGACCAAAGGTGAGGATTGAGAAAACTCAATTTTATTCCTAGAAGATTTCTTTGCCTTATAAAGTGCATTATCTGCAGATCGAATGATTTCTTCGACAGTTTGACCATGCACTGGGAATACTGCCACACCCATAGAAACAGTAACCCTGCCACAGGGAAGGCACTCCCTCCCCTCAAAGGGATGATTTGCTATATTGACACGTATTCTCTCAGCCACATCATGGCTTCTAGCAACATGGGTGTCTTTGAGAATGACAACAAATTCGTCCCCACCATACCGGGCAACCATATCTTCATCCCTTACTGCAAGGGTAAGAATATTGGCTAATTCCTTTAATAAGCGGTCTCCTGCCAGGTGCCCTAAAGTATCATTAAAGGTTTTAAAATAATCAATATCCATCATAATTAAGGAAAAAAAGAGTCCTCACTTAAAGAGACCACCCGATCTATCTGTTTAA
This genomic interval from Desulforamulus reducens MI-1 contains the following:
- a CDS encoding glycerol-3-phosphate responsive antiterminator → MGFQEKVLFYNRIGAAIRRLEDLEEAIKHPKVKTIFLLGGDINVLPAVSNKINKEGKNLLVHIDLIEGIGKDWAGVRLLKRMGAAGIVTTKSNLVKSAHEEGISVIQRIFLVDSTSLKTGIRIAKNVQPSAVEILPATVPAYVVNEIKQALGIPILGGGLLKTAEDVKEAFAMGIDFISTSRRALWNL
- a CDS encoding GGDEF domain-containing protein, which translates into the protein MMDIDYFKTFNDTLGHLAGDRLLKELANILTLAVRDEDMVARYGGDEFVVILKDTHVARSHDVAERIRVNIANHPFEGRECLPCGRVTVSMGVAVFPVHGQTVEEIIRSADNALYKAKKSSRNKIEFSQSSPLVS
- a CDS encoding zinc-ribbon domain containing protein → MYQDKTLTCKDCGADFAFTASEQEFYAEKGFTNEPGRCPECRAARKAANNRGNGGFNRRERQMFDTICSACGKETQVPFQPRGDKPVYCRDCFRPRNNW